From Salarias fasciatus chromosome 8, fSalaFa1.1, whole genome shotgun sequence:
ggaggaggaggaggaacagtgACAGGAACAGGAGAGGGCGTCAGTAAGAAgccagtccatccatccatggtACAgctgttaaagctagggtcggcgatcttggaaaactagcatgtttTTGAAtatagcatctccccaaggctccgcccagctcccacctcgggctggacgatatggccaaaaacgttatcacgatataggtcttaatttcgGTCAATACGACATAATTCCGATAtcaatataaataatacaaaagcctcagaaaaactgttaagaatcatgcatgttattgttatagattcaaacaaagctgcttcaaccaggaagaaaaatcaaagtgctcagaattactgagGTTAAGTACAGATTacttaaggttgtagtgattatggtgacactgcagtgaatccctgtacttttgtttttgtttttgtggtatttgtcttcactgtttcagcgtcttgtaaattgtagacggtccctgaaccccgcagcaccACGGCTGCTcgtagaaatcaatattgtttctgatgcttgatagacagatacttttaataaaaataagcTTGTAGCCTGtcgtccagctcacagcgaCGGGATGCAGGCGCCCTCTTTGTaagttactgacgttttgttaaagagatATTGAGACTGAAAGGCCGCATGATAATGATATtcctaattcgtggccacaaattagTATTTcatgcgcacgatttattatttcacggccacaaattagcttgtggaagcttgttcagtcgcgtttacatcacaagttctcattttggagctcaaacttactGCGGTGGAGCTCagcttgtagcctgagctgaggacggccagctgtggctgcagagcactGATCACTCTCTTTCTACTCGGCTGGAATCGgcggcgccgtgaacagcaCTTAGTGATTGTGAAacatactgtaatgcactatatcgaaaatttgcttaaaactcatatcaccgttattggatgaaaatataccgcggtatatattgATATCGTAATTCTGTCCAGCACtactcccaccccattggaggagctcccgttggaagcgaacgcactggacgcgggaGCGCCGcacgcacggagtttgtgatcgcctccaatgttatgaacctttctgactgccgcacacaacgtgcatagcagcgcagcgcgccgctcccttCCTTCCATTTTTGACGCGAGCcacgagcgccgagagcgccttggcagcgcgctctgaaccagggccagtgcacgccattgaaatgtgcgcacagggggctggtagaacggcgaagggatttgattggtttcttaagagcagtccgcgccttacgattggtcggagtttttactgtcctgtggctgCTACAGTGGTCAAgatttttccgcaccttttttcgtccacataatgtattgacttctcccagggggcaggagcgtttcactcagtatgacaagaagagcttttggacaacatcgtctaccctagctttaaagctaACTGCATCAATAGCATTAAAGCTAACTGTATCATTAGCATTAAAGCTAGCTGCATCAAAAGCATTAAAGCTAACTGTGCCATTATCATTAAAGCCATCTGGATGGAAAAACATGTGTGATCACTGCAAACAAAACTCTGTTGGTGGACACTTCACTTTGCATCAGGCAGCATCTCTAAGGTGGTATAAAGGTAAAACTGAAATTAACGTTTATTAACAAATAACTTACAGCGTTTTGGAGAATGATTTGCAATAATATGGAAACATTTTGACACCAAGAGATCATGataaagagaggaaggagataCCCGTTTCTGCTCTGGACTCAGAGATCTCCACTGCTGGGCAATCTTCCTAATGATGTCCACCGGTTTGATTTCTGCAGGAAACGattttaaagacaaaaagacaaaagaaggaCTGGAAGATGACTGAACTGCAAGGCTGATTAAAACCTTGAATGTTTAGCAGGATGTGCGTAACGAGGAACATTGATTCATCAGAGAAGTGCAGGTACCTGGGTTCTGTCTGACGACGGCTGGCTTCTGTTGCATCACATATCTCATGTATCCATTCAGGGGTCTCTTTGGTGGTCCGCTGGCCTCTGCAGTCAGATATCTGACTGGGCTGAAGAACACAGCAGGTAGGACTCTGTTCCACCTGCACACAGggaacacacactttgtgtAAGCAGATCCTTGTCAGGCTGCACGTCGGTGCAGTCCGTCACTTCCACATCCAGGTCGGGGCCTCTCTGCGTGGGGTTTGCATGTCCCCGTGTTCGCCCCGAGGCTGAATCCCACAGTTCAAATGCAGCCTAAATGGCAGAAAAGATTAGAAAGAAGCCGTGGGGTGGGACTTGATGGGCATAGAGAGGCAGTGAGGATGATGTCTGCACCACCAATCTGAGCAAAGGCCAGGCTGGACTGAGGAGAATCAGTCCCAGAAGGCTGCAGATGTCCTCTCACAcctcctgctcagcctcctgTTTATTCATCTGGTGTTAGTACTTGTTGTCATTGTTTCAGCGACAGtgtgatgaggatgaggagggtgaggggcTGATAATAAACATgctgtgtggggagggggggagggggggggggggggggggggtcctgttTGTAACATGCAAAGCATCTTGAAGAAAAACCCTTTCTTAGAACAGTTTGACTGAACTGATAGCTAAATTCCGCACGACGCTAGCGGAGAGCAAACACAGTGGTGTGATGGAGAACGCCTCCTTATCGCGTGCTAATGCTGCTAGCGGACACCCAGCTAGCCTCGGGGAGCTAGCCTCGGGGAGCTAGCCGCGGGGAGCTACCTGCTCAGGCTGCCGCCGCAGGGCCACCCGGTGACGGTCTTGGCCAGCAGGCTCGCCCCGGCGCTCAGCAGGCTGCACGGGGCCATGGCGGCGCACAACCAGGGAGTCCCGGAACACGACCGAACAGCGTGCTGGAGCCTCACTGCAGCACGAGCCCCTGCTTCTCCTTCATCCCCTCCATGTTGACATGCAGCGAAAAGGCGCCTTCAGTCCGCCGTGAAGGATTCTGGGAAAAGGTCAAACTCATTTTCGCTGCGCTCCAATGTTTACAACATTTACAAAATGTTAACAGAACGAACAGAACAGTCCAGCGCTCCGGGAAAGCAATTTGTTAAGCTGatcatgaaaaacataaataaaagtttGACTTACAGGGAAAGGTCAAAGGTAGCTTATGTCGTATTTCCGGTTCCTCTTCTGATCTCCCCCACATAGATATGTGAAACAAGAACAAATACGGGCGGACTCATAGATCTATGAAATTAGATTCAAAAATCCCGAACAACCccagaccaggggtgttcaacctgcggctcttgTGTCGCTCTGTAGTACCATGAAGCTGTCACCACATAACACCGGAATAAACATTTAAGTTGTGTTATCATGGTGAAACGCGTCTACTCCCACAGGTCGACGTTGATAAACTACACTACCCGAGATGCTTTGCGCCGTTTTTAAACTTCCTAGTTACTTTGTGTTCGCTTCAACTGTCAGCtgtgagaggaagcagcaggtcgCAGCCAGCGGAGTGATTGCTCAGAGGACCCGGGGCAGCGTCGTTCAGGTCTGTGTTCGTCTCCAGCTGCTGAGATCCGCCGCGGAGAAGCAGCTTCCTGGTTTTACTCTCTCGTTCGTGATGCGGTCCAGCTGGTGCCCGCCTGGCTCCGGGCCGTCCAGCACcggagctgctgtttggaccCTGGGCCTCCACCAACCAGTCCTGCTTCTTCAGTTTGCGCTGCTTCGGGGCCCAGTGCAGCGAACCTGCTTTAACGAGCAGGCTGCTGGGGTCCAGGTGTCAGCCTGGTTAGTGGAGGCGAACTGGAGGCTCATGGGAGATGCTGAGGGAGAGACCTGCAGCTGTACCGACCAGGACTGGCGTCTGACTGCACCGGAGAGGGCCAGGGACCCCTCTGTCCCCACGGGGGCATTGTTTGTGGACTCTATGAATCTGCAGTTTACAAAGAAACGAAAACAAAATAagaacaagacacacacacacacacacacacacacacacacacacacacacacacacacacacacacacacacattagattaTTGCAGGAAGTGGCTCACCAACAGTTACTGTTGGTTGTTTAGCAATTTGAAGGCTGTTGGCTGGAATTGTTTTTCACAGtggttcagtctggttctggttctggttctggttctgaggAACCTGAATCTATCCAGACGATTGGAGCTAGACCTCGTGGTGTGAAGTTTGAGTCGGATCAcacacagttttctgttttggtgATGGACTGCTCATAAAGCGTCCAGAGGGAAGGATGGGTCCTGAGGGCAGTCCACCACAGACCGGACCGGCAGTCCAccacagaccagaccggaccagcaatccaccacagaccagaccggaccagcaatccaccacagaccagaccggaccagcaatccaccacagaccagaccggaccggcaatccaccacagaccagaccggaccggcagtccaccacagaccagaccggaccagcaatccaccacagaccagaccggaccagcaatccaccacagaccagaccggaccggcaatccaccacagaccagaccggaccggcaGTCTAccacagaccagaccggaccggcagtccaccacagaccagaccggaccagcaatccaccacagaccagaccggaccagcaatccaccacagaccagaccggaccggcaatccaccacagaccagaccggaccggcaGTCTAccacagaccagaccggaccggcagtccaccacagaccagaccggaccggcaatccaccacagaccagaccggaccggcagtccaccacagaccagaccggaccggcagtccaccacagaccagaccggaccggcaatccaccacagaccagaccggaccggcagtccaccacagaccagaccggaccacCAGCTCATGTCTTTCCAGGCCACAATGTGGTGTCTCATGATTTTCTCCAGAGAAACATGTTACTGTCTTCCGTAGACCCTCAGTCTGCGTGGACAGTAGAGACGCAGTTGGAGACGCTGGACAGTAGAGACGCAGTTGGAGACGCTGGACAGTAGAGACGCTGTTGGAGACGACCTTCAGCTGAGCGTGTTGTCAGTACAGAAACCTGTTTGAGTCCACCTGGCTCATGAGGACTGTCCTGTGGTCTCCAGCCGTCTCTGGATCAGGTTTGTCCTTCGGTCTTCCTCACATGCAGTACCAGGCGGTTCTGGTGGCTCGGCTGGAGCTCCCTGGATCTCTGAGCATCAGCGATCGTCCAGCTGTTTGCTCTCCAGATGTGATTGTGAGCCTCAGTGTGTCGGCAGAGGAAGGGTCTGGGAGTTGTCTGGTAACTGTTTCTTCTGAGGAATCTGTCTGATACTTGTAATGTTGTAACTTCCCCGCACTGCAGCACTCCTGGCAGCACAGTATCTACATACTGCATGAATTTCCGGGGAAATTCCTGCTACAGCATCAATCTGAGAACAGTGCACAGAGATCAGACTGAGAACAACAGTTTCGGAGGATTTAATTCAGGATCgtgcagaaagaaagagaaggccATCACGGGCCGTCTGTCCGGGAGTTCTGCCGTCTTCCTGGGTGGATGAAACACCTTTAGCTGAGAGTCAGAACATCTTGGCTACACAATCTGATGATTATACAACTAATGACTCAATATCTGTGTGTCAGAATGCCCATGAACATGACACTAATTCAGGTCAGTGTCGACCTCGTTGTTTCTAACAAACATCTCACTGTTTTGACGACGGTCCTCTGTTGCAAACAGACTTTTACAGAATCATTTTCATGGATGAACCAAAGAAATGACACACTGCTGTTCTGATGTGAAGAGACTGATGACTGATGTTCAGAGAGTTTCACTTCTGGTCTGAGACCAGCGGTCCTGCTGAAACgctgtgaagagtgtgtgtgttctacacAGGGCAggaggtctggactctgctggtccaggatGGAGGACTTCCGGCGGACTTACTTGCGTGTGTGTAAGGAGGACGGCGTGGAGCCTCAGGAGAGCGTGGCGTCCCGGCTCCAGGAGAGCCGGTCCGCCCGGGGGTCCCGGCTGGACCTGAGCGGacagagtctgtctgcagagaccTGCTCTGTGCTGGCCAAGGCCCTGCACCAGGACCCGGCCTTCtccgagctgctgctcagcgaCTGCATGCTCACTGAGGACGGTACGTACCACTGGAGGCTCAACATCTGGCCGGGCGCCCAAACGGGCCCGCCACATGCAGAGTTTACTGAATACATGTTCTGAGGAAGGCCTCCCTCTGGAGCCAGCCCCGGGCCGCTGGCACCTCAGAGGAAGATGTTTAAGTTCACCAAGACGCAGGACTTCAACCGGATGCAGTGTTTAGTGATCCGCTCTGATGCAGTGAAGGACTCGTCTTTCTGGAGCACACAcgctgactctgtgtgtgtgtgtgtgtgtgtgtgtgtgtgtgtgtgtgtggtgtgtgtgtgtgtgtgtgtgtgtgtgtgtgtgtgtgtgtgtgtgtgtgtgtgtgtgtgtgtgtgtgtgtgtgtgtgtgtgtgtgtgtgtgtgtgtgtgtgtgtgtgtgtgtgtgtgattcaggtGCCAGAGTGCTGCTGTCAGCGCTGTGTGAGAACACCTCGGTGAGAGTTCTGGATCTGAAGGTATCCCCGCTTCatcgtctcctctctctctgtctctctctctgtctctctctccctctctgtctgtctctctctgtctctctctccctctctgtctgtctctctcctctctgtctctctctctctgtctctctctccctctctctctctctctgtctgtctctctcctctctgtctctctctctctctgtctctctctccctctctctctctctctctgtctctctctctctctctgtctctctctctctgtctgtctctccctctctgtctgtctgtctctctcctctctgtctgtctctctctatctctctctccctctctgtctgtctttctctgtcCTCNNNNNNNNNNNNNNNNNNNNNNNNNNNNNNNNNNNNNNNNNNNNNNNNNNNNNNNNNNNNNNNNNNNNNNNNNNNNNNNNNNNNNNNNNNNNNNNNNNNNAGATactccctgctgctcctcctcctcctgctcctcctcctcctcttcctcctgctcctcctgctcctcctcctgctcctcctcctcctcttcctcttcctcctcctcctcctcctcctcctcctcctcctcctcctcctcctcctcagtcagtGCAGTGAATGAGGCTTCATGTCTAATGAGTCGTTGTGATGGAGAGCTGCAGGACTCTGACGCCACAGTCTGTTTTTTAAGcctgaaaaaaagaacaacactCAGGAATGTGATGGGTTTGGTAAATTTTgacttcctgtgtttttatatatttaataaaatgtcattgaattgttttgtgtgtgtgttcagtcactTCTCCAGCTGCGGTCTGAAGAACTGAAGATGGACTGATGTGAAGCCACGTCCGTCAGTCGCATCAGGACCGGGGTTTCCTgcgctccgcctccagctggggCTCTGGTCTCGCTCAACACGGCGAGAAGCTCCGGCTGAGTTGAAGCAGCGGTGGACGTCGCTTTGCGGCAGCTGCCTGTTGAACTGcagttaaagggcaactccacttttttgacacctggacctcatttctaggtgtgtcatgctcatatactcactcagacaaacatggtgcagctcggagtcctccagaagttatttagatccaaccgatgtagccgcacttagcgggggccacggcaggggagcttcagcgcgggacataacctctgcaaaatcactcatttccgctatatttcttcatccatcgccagtgttatcataaagtcagctcgtctaccgtcttcaggtgggtcagctgacagttttcgctaacttagccacaattagctcggatgggaacgttggagctcctctccccagcagagaggcactctgagtcagcctggctgtcacggcgcccgggcgtctgacttccaggggccgagttggggctgattgggtaaacggcccggagctgctccatggAGGCGACAGGAGAGCtctggatctctgctcccgggcggggacgcgctccgtgccggccgcggagcacACAGGGACCCGccgcttaaaggaatactccacccaaaaaacgatttggcctcattttctactcaccctcatgctgagaaacactctggagcacttttttgacgtttcaaatgcagttggagatgtttggggattttcgttgtcaacaaacagggaccgacagagcccgacagaaaaaatggtccataaaatccacaaaacgttcccattttccttcatactgctcgtccgctgtaatccaagtgtcctgagtgcgtaacgtccataattaattcttaacgaggtcatttagtacattttaagagcccaaacagggcactctcatacagctccattgcatgtctgcacgcgcaccctgaactacggaagccgcggcagaccaagcaacacgcttgtgccctttcagcaggacaccgaattcaaagctttaaaacagtagccaatcacttttgtgattgtccacagctcggttactcacagcagaatatatacagcggaacttcttcttctacggttgcaatttagaaaagtagtcgctgaaagcgcgtaagcgtctggcttggtctgccgcggcttccgtagttcagggtgcgcgcagacatgcaatggagctgtatgaaagcgccctgtttgggctcttaaaatatactaaatgacctcgttaagaattaattatggacgttacgcgctcaggacacttggattacagcggacgagcagtatgaaggaaaatgggaacgttctgtggattttatggaccattttttctgtcgggctctgtcggtccctgtttgttgacaacgaaaatccccaaacatctccaactgcatttgaaacgtcaaaaaagtgctccagagtgtttctcagcatgagggtgagtagaaaatgaggccaaatcgttttttgggtggagtattcctttaaccacggaggcggagaggagctccgcgacgttcccatccgagctaattgtggctaagttagcacggtgtcagagaagagcgaagcgcagcagatcccatcagagcagagtttagagcatccaaccccggggcgctcctggaagtgtctcctcaccgagagtctctggGGGTCTCCAAGCCAGGCGAGGAGCGCTGTGCGCGGGGCGGCTGACGGGAGAGGCGccagcatccgagctaattgtggctaagttagcacggtgttAGAGAAGAGATAagcgcagcagatcccatcagagcagaccagagcagagctttgagcatccaaccctgGACCAaaaggcaacccggggccgccacggggcccccgcccggcacggggcccagcgccgccgccgttttggacggttcccccgacccagcggcctagcctccaggcccggctccGCAGGCAGGCGACCGGACACAGGCGCCGGCCGCCCCTGGCCGTCTGactgtcttcaggtgggtcagctgacccacctgaagacgctggacgagctgactttatgcagcctcccggcaagtcagacgcccgggcgccgtgacagccaggctgactcagagtgcttctctgctggggagaggagctccgttcccatccgagctaattgagGGTTGTCTTGGTGAGAAATGTTGCGCCAGCTGAGAGTgtctgaaaactgtcagctgacccacctgaagacggtagacgagctgactttatgataacactggcgatggatgaagaaatacagcggaaatgagtgattttgcagagatgatgtcccgtgctgaagctcccttgccgtggcccccgctaaatgcggctaaatcggttggatctaaataacttctggactccgagctgcaccatgtttgtctgagtgagtatatgagcgtgacacacctagaaatgaggtccaggtgtcaaaaaaccggagttgccctttaaaagCTGCACTTCCAACACCGTGTGCTCTGCACAATGATGATTCTTCATGTTCACACATCCAGGTTTATAGTTACTTTATTGTGTCAGCAAGAAACCAAACCGTTTGTAAAtccatcaacatcatcatcatcagaaactgcagcaagatggccgccagcaATGATGTTCCAGACTCTGCGGTAGAGCATCCAGCCTTTAGTACAGACCTCTGGACACCGCTCTCCGTTTACCATAGCCAGAGAGATGTCGGAGTCTGAAGAGAACCCCCCACTTTTAAACTGTTTGTGTCGCAGCGGTTTGGTTCCCAGTGGAAACAATGAACAGCAAGACACCTGGGACtcttctgagtctggttctgcagaacgtCTCCTCCATTTTTAGGAGACAGACTCTCCCAGCCACCTTGAGGAATCTTCTGGAACAACAGATGTTTGTTCTGACGCTGCAGTTTCTGCCTCCACGACCAAACGATGTGACGATTTCAGCACAATCCACGattcattgttttattgtacATAGATTACACCGCCCCAGTCCACATGCAGCCTGATATGTACAACACACGTCTTTACAGTATTCCATATGAGACTCAATCAGGTccataaaacagaaaaagacactgattaaaaaaatgtgtctcacattctgttttcaaacattttattatttcacattaaatTTACCAACACTGTACACTTCCTTCGCTTCAgaccagtctctctctctctctctctcacacacacacacacacacacacggctgtacagacacacacactgactgacttCCTCACACAGAGAAAGTGTTGGACTGAAAGTGACCATGAAGCGACTGGACTGATCTGAAGGACAGCTTCTGACCGAAGCCTCTCCACACTGTAGAGAGTTATTCCTTTATCTGCTAAGTGCTTTCACCTCCAGCCGTCTCAGCAgctcaaataaaacacacttcatATAAAAAGGAACAATTCTGCTCTATGTGAGAAACGCTGTTCTGGGAATGAGGAGAGTGAGGACAGACACGAATTCACCACTTCATGAGTCTCCTGGTTTCTGCCAtcgctgcttcagctgctttctgATGCATTTGCACAGCATGTTaagatttaaacatttcagactGAAACATCTGCTCTTCAGCCTCATTTCTGGAAACCGCATGGAGGAAATGATCAAATTCAGCCATCTGGGATGAAAGTATGTTGTGTATGGCTACACATCCTGCTGCACCGTGAAAAGAAAGCAGTTATTTTTCAGTGTTCCTTCAGTGTGTTTGGCCAGGTCGTGGTGAGGGGGTCAGTGAAAGAACTCCGCAAGTGGAGGTTCAGGTTCGCCTTCGACTGCTGGGATCAAAGTGTTTTATCCTCATTTCGTTCAGGTTCTCCCCTCAGACCTGCAGCCGCTCTCATGACCTCTCTGAGCTGAGTTAGCAGGGAGGAGCCCGGCTAGCGAGTTAGCTTACAGTCATCTCAATCAGTCTGATTCCAGCATTTGAAGACTACGACGTCCATTTCATTACTGGCTCGTACACAGCTTTATCAGCACAGAGTCCAGAAGAAGAGCTGAACATCTACTGTCAGATCCCTGGACTGGGTTTAGACAGGATTTGTGGCATTTAGACCGGGTTTCGACTGGGGTTCTGTCATTTAGACCCGGTTTAGCCTGGTTTTCTGTAGTTTACATTTGGTTAATACTGATTTTCTCAGCTTTCGATTTGGATCAGCCTGGGTTTCTCACGTTTGGAACTGGTTTAGACTAGTTTTCTCCAGAGTATACCCAGTTTAGACTGCTTTTCTGTAGTTCACATTTGGTTTACACTGATTGTCTCTAGTTTATTACTGGTTTAGACTGGTTTTCTATAATTTATACCTATTCAATCCAGTTTTCTGTTTACTCTGGCTTTCTGTAGCTTAAACCAGTTCAGACTGGGTTTGTCATGTTGGTGCCTGTGCGCACCATGAGATGAGAGCATATTGTTTTGGCTTAAtaactgctgctgtctgaaacCAGGGAAAACACTGACTTCATGTTCCATAACGCTGTCCGAAGCACTGGCTGTTGAAACAGCTGAAGTGGTGAACTCTAAAGAGCTGTaatcctgtctgcatgtcgtcTTCGTCTTCATCAGTCAGTTAGTATGTGCTGCAGATTAAAATAACATTACACGTATGTTTATAAAGTGTTCAGAATCCATGAGTCCTCAGACATGGCAGGTTAACTTTAGCAGGGTTGTCTTGGTGAGAAATGTTGCGCCAGCTGAGAGTGTCTGAGTCTGCAGCGTCTGGGAGTGTGTGATTCAGCCACACAGACATGATCGCGCCAACAACATAAACGGgtcaatcaaataaaatgtgcaatgtGGACACAGTTCCACACAACGATCCCTCTTGCTCGATGTCTTCTTTCCACGGAGTCA
This genomic window contains:
- the LOC115392905 gene encoding leucine-rich repeat-containing protein 45, with amino-acid sequence MEDFRRTYLRVCKEDGVEPQESVASRLQESRSARGSRLDLSGQSLSAETCSVLAKALHQDPAFSELLLSDCMLTEDGARVLLSALCENTSVRVLDLKRPSLQARLRRQATGHRRRPPLAV